From the genome of Nicotiana sylvestris chromosome 2, ASM39365v2, whole genome shotgun sequence, one region includes:
- the LOC138885184 gene encoding uncharacterized protein: MKDNRVRNVVNPNTSLTNNGLEMAPAKQLENNKNKEGTSTVERQVEAHSNSGKDLVAVGNEDNDHVQVANKFAILQGMDEEEEPVNQLAMVAANVATNSSALHNQASTNQKPKNMVNNEGKLNPAAQAFHLNSSGISSTNGLVNGKEASKEKNDTAQWVERSFKDKTGEGIVKINKPCKEIPSQVTLVNKVLNKNPKSQAEGSKSSTFKERVQECRGRLWEAQREYDSEENEVPLGAQADEEPNENDKEEDEQTVNGEIHANDTNTTGNYLIKEGSENVEHINNLQTAEVTEISNYEGRGPEVNDVGGTEDDQLQKSQEDQQGHNTTKKEKQPKQKTEIVNSIITLEKNQLQLFKRGKKKALVPKKNSFGAISGGKEDNEEGEEPGKSGYDMDQESTTQHLINAARKGDLSPTQVEKAKSAAKGKKKQQKDNFAAPKAGVHTRRTITKSNNQ, translated from the coding sequence ATGAAGGACAACAGAGTTAGAAATGTAGTAAATCCAAATACTAGTCTCACTAATAATGGATTGGAGATGGCACCAGCTAAGCAGTTGGAAAACAATAAGAACAAGGAGGGTACAAGCACTGTAGAGAGACAAGTAGAAGCACATAGCAACAGTGGTAAGGATTTGGTGGCAGTAGGCAATGAAGATAACGATCATGTTCAAGTAGCTAACAAGTTTGCAATATTACAAGGgatggatgaagaggaagaaCCTGTTAATCAATTGGCAATGGTGGCAGCTAATGTAGCAACAAACAGTTCAGCACTTCATAACCAAGCATCTACAAACCAAAAACCAAAAAATATGGTCAATAATGAGGGAAAGTTAAATCCAGCAGCACAAGCTTTTCATCTTAACTCATCGGGGATTAGTTCGACTAATGGTCTAGTCAATGGAAAGGAGGCATCAAAAGAAAAAAACGATACCGCACAATGGGTAGAAAGAAGCTTCAAGGATAAAACAGGAGAAGGAATAGTTAAGATCAATAAACCATGCAAGGAAATCCCATCACAAGTTACATTAGTGAACAAGGTACTTAATAAAAATCCGAAGTCTCAAGCAGAAGGGTCAAAATCGtctacatttaaagaaagagtgCAAGAATGTCGAGGCAGGCTATGGGAGGCACAAAGGGAATACGATTCAGAGGAGAACGAAGTACCACTAGGAGCACAAGCTGATGAGGAACCAAATGAGAAtgacaaagaagaagatgagcaaacTGTAAATGGAGAGATCCATGCCAATGACACCAATACAACTGGTAATTATTTAATAAAGGAAGGATCAGAAAATGTTGAGCACATCAATAATTTGCAGACAGCAGAAGTCACAGAAATTAGTAACTATGAAGGAAGAGGCCCAGAGGTAAATGATGTTGGAGGAACAGAAGATGATCAACTTCAGAAATCACAAGAAGACCAACAAGGACACAACACAACAAAGAAGGAGaaacaaccaaaacaaaaaaCAGAAATAGTAAATAGTATTATTACATTGGAGAAAAACCAGTTGCAGCTGTTTAAAAGAGGCAAAAAGAAAGCATTGGTCCCTAAAAAGAATTCATTTGGAGCTATATCAGGAGGGAAGGAAGAcaatgaagaaggagaagaacctggtaAATCAGGATACGACATGGATCAAGAATCAACTACCCAACACCTTATAAATGCTGCAAGGAAAGGTGACTTATCACCTACGCAAGTGGAAAAGgcaaaatcagcagcaaaaggaaagaagaagcaacaaaaagataattttgcaGCACCAAAAGCTGGGGTGCACACAAGGAGAACGATAACTAAATCCAACAATCAGTGA
- the LOC104227462 gene encoding uncharacterized protein: MNALIWNIRSVNTQQAFERLTKMHRQKHYDFVGLMEPKQQAKKLERYRNKIGLAQAISNVSNKIWDFIDEVFEVTVMYNMVQQLTLRLFHTESHVEFVLTLIYAKCDAIERIELWDSLYAMARDMDAPWLVGGDFNVIWEEEEKFGGLPVSLNEIDDFRHCINTCNLFDLGFKGSIFTWWNGRAEEDCIFKRLDRFLAKVEFQQTFPGIEVQHLSKTGSDHSPMDLKCDIETPPIKKPFKLLNFWVEHATFKDVVKENWFADFSANPYILFNHKLKKLKKDLSLWSKATFGDIFQNIASMEEVVMVHEAEFEANPTGMNRERLQKVQAELIKYLALEEKYWQQKAGMTWFKEGDRNTKFFHAQVRGRRKRLQLTRIQNSGGTWIEEEQEIAEEAIKFYEEQFT, from the coding sequence ATGAATGCTCTCATTTGGAATATaaggtcagtcaacacacaacaGGCCTTTGAAAGGTTGACAAAAATGCATAGGCAAAAGCACTATGATTTTGTAGGATTAATGGAGCCAAAACAACAAGCAAAAAAACTGGAAAGGTACAGAAACAAGATAGGACTTGCACAGGCAATTTCAAATGTTTCCAATAAGATCTGGGATTTTATAGATGAGGTATTTGAGGTAACTGTTATGTACAATATGGTGCAACAATTAACACTAAGATTGTTTCATACTGAATCGCATGTGGAGTTTGTCCTAACATTGATATACGCAAAATGTGATGCAATTGAGAGGATAGAATTATGGGATTCATTATATGCAATGGCAAGGGATATGGATGCACCATGGCTTGTAGGAGGTGATTTCAATGTAATatgggaagaagaagagaagtttgGTGGGTTACCTGTGTCATTGAATGAAATAGATGATTTTCGACACTGCATTAACACTTGCAATCTTTTCGACCTTGGATTTAAAGGCagcatatttacatggtggaatgggagAGCAGAGGAAGACTGTATATTCAAAAGATTAGATAGATTTTTGGCAAAGGTTGAGTTCCAACAAACATTTCCAGGAATAGAGGTGCAGCATTTGTCAAAGACTGGTTCTGATCATAGTCCGATGGATTTGAAGTGTGATATTGAGACTCCACCTATAAAAAAACCTTTTAAGTTATTGAATTTTTGGGTGGAACATGCAACTTTTAAAGATGTGGTGAAAGAGAACTGGTTTGCTGATTTCAGTGCAAATCCTTATATTCTTTTTAAtcacaaattaaaaaaattaaagaaagacCTTTCATTGTGGAGTAAGGCTACATTTGGAGATATTTTCCAAAATATAGCAAGTATGGAGGAGGTAGTGATGGTTCATGAAGCAGAATTTGAAGCAAATCCTACAGGGATGAACAGGGAAAGACTCCAAAAGGTTCAGGCAGAATTGATTAAATATCTTGCACTAGAGGAGAAATATTGGCAACAAAAGGCAGGCATGACTTGGTTCAAGGAAGGGGATAGGAACACAAAGTTCTTCCATGCACAAGTGAGAGGTAGGAGGAAGAGACTTCAGCTTACAAGAATTCAAAACAGTGGAGGAACCTGgattgaagaagaacaagaaattgcAGAAGAGGCTATCAAATTCTACGAGGAACAATTCACATAA